From a region of the Halolamina sp. CBA1230 genome:
- a CDS encoding PKD domain-containing protein, translated as MKRLSLLLAILLVVAGVPAPTMADSDDGRPLADAGLDQSTTVGSTVYLDGGGSVDPDGRIVEYDWTIRTPDGETVSPSDSDAVTTQFVPDRTGRYDVRLTVTGADGRTRNDTLYVDVGEASERPSTTPTETESPASTSTPEPTSTPTGDEDPPDPAPSDENQPPAGEIEGPSSVTSGSAVSYTIDAADPDGEIVEQWWLPTSIASSPTSQSELRSGTRSITVDGTPGTTATVSAIVVDDDGATSTLTKAVEVRNSLPDARIEGDDVAIVNTSEEYRLVASDPDGEITSVSLTSGADVVEPVGAMPWNGPTSSGEWARSFRFTGIPESDGTVTLDATVRDDHGGVTKVEKEVTVVNDSTILETTNPVSQSSPEILSLDLSMRDGPDGMNGRQVVLTGVANDTDSDRLQFEWQVDDRILLSTSGSGSPAQASVSHGLENMEFEDGTVEVQLTVTDQNGHEQSLTKSFDVHWETSVAGQANPIKITNIDGRTVYGRYQIDATHAGKQIVISFGDGEVVTQTIEGTNYHYFQHQYASGGNYHLGINPAWSPDKASVPVRISHTRYNVWVFERNTTEVFRTEAVESPGDNWTRDGIARIDREQIGVETMKTPASDRRGTISPGPEWRRIGTTTEYHTERRTARSTDHPGGDWQVTERNVDQRRVQVGWEYDTLPHRGASGPGWEYVKPVPRTVERIETEESSTRPAGSGWTRDEQVGRTVSGYDTRWVDYRSRAPASWQYQGSDRYVSGYDETTVCVEYSYRFKPPVCLEEETERDPVYDSRYEYRVPEYDAVYEWERTVDGTEYHYRYRRGTYEDVAVHEYEKEVQVGTEYMRWERPEYERTEVYRWKRTTNTWEQFRSFSEPIGNVRNVTKVTKECGADPDANEPSICEEEA; from the coding sequence ATGAAACGTCTCTCCCTCTTGCTCGCGATACTGCTGGTCGTCGCCGGGGTGCCGGCGCCGACGATGGCGGACAGCGACGACGGACGCCCGCTCGCGGACGCCGGGCTCGATCAGTCGACGACGGTCGGAAGCACGGTGTATCTCGACGGTGGCGGTAGCGTCGATCCGGACGGCAGGATCGTCGAGTACGACTGGACGATCCGAACACCCGACGGCGAGACGGTGAGCCCGTCGGATTCGGACGCAGTGACGACGCAGTTCGTGCCCGACCGAACGGGACGGTACGACGTTCGACTGACGGTCACCGGCGCCGACGGACGAACACGGAACGATACGCTGTACGTCGACGTCGGGGAGGCGTCGGAACGGCCGTCGACGACGCCGACCGAAACGGAGTCCCCCGCGTCGACATCGACCCCAGAACCGACCTCGACCCCGACCGGCGACGAGGACCCGCCAGACCCCGCTCCCAGCGACGAGAACCAGCCGCCGGCAGGCGAGATCGAGGGACCGTCGTCCGTGACGTCGGGGTCGGCGGTCAGCTACACCATCGACGCCGCCGACCCGGACGGTGAGATCGTCGAACAGTGGTGGCTCCCGACCTCGATCGCGTCGTCACCGACGAGCCAGTCCGAGCTCCGGAGTGGAACACGGAGCATCACCGTCGACGGCACGCCGGGAACGACCGCCACGGTGTCCGCGATCGTCGTCGACGACGACGGCGCGACCTCGACGCTGACGAAAGCGGTCGAGGTGCGTAACTCCCTTCCCGATGCCCGGATCGAAGGTGACGACGTCGCGATCGTGAACACGAGCGAGGAGTACCGACTCGTGGCGAGCGACCCCGACGGGGAGATCACCTCCGTGAGCCTGACCAGCGGCGCCGACGTCGTCGAACCCGTCGGCGCGATGCCGTGGAACGGCCCGACAAGCAGCGGCGAGTGGGCCCGCTCGTTCCGCTTCACGGGGATCCCCGAGAGTGACGGGACGGTGACGCTCGACGCGACGGTCCGCGACGATCACGGCGGGGTGACGAAGGTGGAGAAGGAGGTGACGGTGGTTAACGATAGTACGATACTGGAAACAACCAATCCGGTCTCTCAATCCTCCCCCGAGATACTCAGCTTGGATCTCTCCATGAGGGACGGTCCCGACGGGATGAACGGGCGGCAGGTCGTCCTGACCGGTGTCGCGAACGACACCGACTCGGACCGGTTGCAGTTCGAGTGGCAGGTCGACGACAGGATCCTGCTCAGCACCAGTGGTAGCGGAAGCCCCGCACAGGCGAGTGTCTCACACGGGCTCGAGAACATGGAGTTCGAGGACGGAACGGTCGAGGTACAGCTCACCGTTACCGACCAGAACGGTCACGAGCAGTCGCTCACGAAGAGTTTCGACGTACACTGGGAGACTAGCGTCGCCGGGCAGGCGAACCCGATCAAGATCACGAACATCGACGGGAGAACCGTCTACGGGAGATACCAGATCGACGCGACACACGCCGGGAAGCAGATCGTGATCAGCTTCGGCGATGGGGAGGTCGTAACCCAGACGATCGAGGGGACGAACTACCACTACTTCCAGCATCAGTACGCGTCCGGCGGGAACTACCACCTCGGGATCAACCCCGCGTGGTCGCCGGACAAGGCGTCGGTTCCGGTCCGGATCTCGCATACGAGGTACAACGTCTGGGTGTTCGAGCGGAACACGACCGAGGTGTTCCGGACTGAAGCGGTCGAGAGCCCTGGAGACAACTGGACACGGGATGGGATCGCCCGCATCGATCGGGAGCAGATCGGCGTCGAGACCATGAAGACACCAGCGAGTGATCGCAGAGGGACGATCAGTCCCGGGCCGGAGTGGCGGCGGATCGGGACGACGACCGAGTATCACACGGAACGACGGACGGCGAGGAGTACAGATCACCCAGGCGGTGACTGGCAGGTGACCGAACGCAACGTGGATCAACGACGAGTGCAGGTAGGCTGGGAGTACGACACGCTGCCACATCGTGGCGCCTCGGGCCCCGGATGGGAGTACGTCAAACCCGTTCCCCGGACTGTCGAACGGATCGAAACGGAGGAGTCTTCGACTCGACCGGCTGGAAGTGGCTGGACGCGAGATGAACAGGTCGGTCGGACGGTGAGCGGCTACGACACACGGTGGGTCGACTACCGCTCCCGTGCTCCGGCGAGCTGGCAGTACCAGGGGTCCGACAGATACGTCAGTGGGTACGACGAGACGACGGTCTGTGTCGAATACTCCTACCGGTTCAAACCACCCGTCTGCCTGGAGGAGGAGACAGAGCGGGATCCGGTGTACGACTCCCGCTACGAGTACCGTGTCCCGGAGTACGACGCGGTCTACGAGTGGGAGCGAACGGTCGACGGGACGGAGTACCACTATCGGTACCGCCGCGGGACGTACGAGGACGTGGCGGTCCACGAGTACGAAAAGGAGGTCCAAGTCGGGACCGAGTACATGCGGTGGGAACGGCCGGAGTACGAGAGGACGGAAGTCTACCGGTGGAAGCGAACCACCAACACGTGGGAACAGTTCCGTTCGTTCAGTGAACCGATAGGGAACGTTCGGAATGTTACGAAGGTTACGAAAGAGTGTGGGGCTGACCCGGACGCCAACGAACCGAGCATCTGTGAGGAGGAAGCCTGA
- a CDS encoding CAP domain-containing protein, with protein MRGSAIVVCVLVLTAGCIGSGGIPAGDGGDSTVPDTESAPQQPTTPSSARYDVDIERIEDLIHGRMNERRVENGVDPLKRNETLDAVARYKSWDMAQRDYFAHTGPNGSTHSELRKRYELECSDTGQNIYKKEYLNEPYPQSELSDSEQIASDAVDSLLESPGHRQNALSSNYDAQGIGVFVDENGTVFVTQELCG; from the coding sequence ATGAGGGGTTCGGCGATCGTCGTCTGCGTGTTAGTGCTCACTGCCGGCTGTATAGGAAGCGGTGGGATTCCCGCCGGCGATGGTGGTGACTCGACAGTACCGGACACGGAGTCAGCCCCCCAACAGCCGACGACACCGTCTTCAGCACGGTACGATGTCGACATCGAACGGATCGAAGACCTGATCCACGGGAGGATGAACGAGCGTCGAGTCGAGAACGGAGTCGATCCGCTCAAACGGAACGAAACGTTGGACGCCGTCGCTCGGTACAAGTCGTGGGATATGGCTCAGCGAGATTACTTCGCGCACACAGGGCCGAACGGGTCTACACACTCAGAACTGCGAAAGCGGTACGAACTGGAGTGTTCCGATACAGGACAGAATATTTATAAGAAAGAGTATTTGAACGAACCATACCCTCAATCTGAGTTATCCGACTCGGAGCAGATAGCCTCCGACGCTGTCGATAGCCTCCTCGAGTCCCCCGGCCACCGCCAGAACGCCCTCTCCTCGAACTACGACGCCCAGGGGATCGGCGTCTTCGTCGACGAGAACGGCACCGTCTTCGTGACCCAGGAGCTCTGCGGTTAG